One region of Mucilaginibacter gotjawali genomic DNA includes:
- a CDS encoding flippase, whose amino-acid sequence MYKKILNFKKNEANKELIIHSIVALFARGGGAIAAFIMNIIVARYLGAEEAGYFFLAITVSTIVTMIGRIGADNAVLKFVSVHSAKEEWDDVHGLMKSILKRIWIFTSIIAVIFCVCSKTLSIHLFHKEKLTWPLFWISVSMPFFAVYNILAMALQGRRKVLFSVTVLKIASPLLLMILMFIFSPKNSTIASMFYTITSILTVALAYFWWYKSVPAGESNNYDFKLLWASCLPLWLGSIMQQVIMWGGQFVAGIYNSPAELAQLAVARNTTVLITFIMTAINYVSAPRFAAMYNQGKMDELRRYARNTTWVMTLVGTPVVIFIWIFPGFIMSLFGKDFSQGIWLLRILAVGQYINVITGSVAYLLMMSGNEKDMLTINVINGILAIVLAFILNPLFGAVGSAMATAIVVAISNLMAVGYVKKRLGFNIMSALGLSK is encoded by the coding sequence ATGTACAAAAAAATATTAAATTTCAAAAAGAACGAAGCGAATAAGGAACTTATTATACACTCAATTGTTGCGCTATTTGCAAGAGGAGGGGGGGCCATAGCTGCCTTCATTATGAATATAATAGTAGCCCGCTACTTAGGTGCCGAGGAGGCCGGATATTTTTTCCTCGCCATAACGGTTTCAACAATTGTAACAATGATTGGGCGCATAGGTGCTGATAATGCTGTACTTAAATTTGTAAGTGTGCATAGCGCCAAAGAGGAGTGGGATGATGTGCATGGATTGATGAAAAGCATTTTGAAAAGAATTTGGATTTTTACATCAATAATAGCTGTGATTTTTTGTGTATGTTCTAAAACATTATCTATCCACTTATTTCATAAAGAGAAACTTACCTGGCCGCTTTTTTGGATTTCTGTTTCAATGCCCTTTTTTGCCGTATATAATATCCTGGCGATGGCCCTGCAGGGCAGAAGAAAGGTCTTGTTTTCAGTTACAGTATTGAAAATTGCCTCGCCGCTGCTCCTGATGATTCTAATGTTTATTTTTTCGCCAAAAAACAGCACAATTGCTTCAATGTTTTATACAATTACCAGTATTTTAACGGTAGCACTTGCATACTTTTGGTGGTATAAGAGCGTTCCTGCCGGTGAAAGTAATAATTACGATTTTAAATTGCTATGGGCAAGTTGCTTACCGCTTTGGCTTGGATCGATTATGCAGCAGGTAATTATGTGGGGAGGACAATTTGTCGCAGGTATTTACAATTCTCCGGCTGAACTTGCCCAGCTTGCCGTGGCGCGTAACACTACAGTTTTAATTACTTTTATTATGACGGCAATTAATTACGTAAGTGCGCCCAGGTTTGCCGCAATGTATAACCAGGGGAAAATGGATGAATTAAGACGGTATGCACGAAATACAACCTGGGTTATGACACTTGTTGGCACACCAGTTGTTATTTTTATATGGATTTTCCCCGGGTTTATTATGTCATTATTCGGAAAGGATTTTAGCCAGGGGATCTGGCTATTAAGAATCTTGGCTGTAGGGCAGTATATAAACGTAATTACAGGGTCAGTTGCCTATTTATTAATGATGAGTGGGAATGAAAAGGATATGCTAACTATCAACGTTATAAACGGTATTTTGGCTATCGTATTAGCATTTATTCTCAATCCGCTATTTGGTGCCGTGGGTTCCGCCATGGCGACAGCTATAGTTGTAGCCATCTCAAATCTGATGGCTGTAGGATATGTTAAAAAGCGGCTCGGGTTTAATATTATGAGCGCCCTGGGTTTATCCAAATAA